One segment of Halomonas sp. TD01 DNA contains the following:
- a CDS encoding LysR family transcriptional regulator yields MPEVTINSLKALATFKTLYEVGSASGTARLLGMTQSGVSRSLAQLEENLGIQLFLREKNRLLATPEARELYDEILRLMGNIEELRHSVLALKEFGTSRLRIAAIPGLCFGFVPQVVAALLAENSRISISLDMMSSHDVQTAVESSHADIGFITLPATSPQLLTETLLVTEAVALVPDKLELATREVVEVSDLRGQHLVISNQPSVSTNPLLELVAEHGVKISGKTEANIGTISALVANEVGVTVMNPITAKDQLSRHDHVKVLPFMPALSFGFGIVYRPEWHESKVLASLKHKAKKTLMNY; encoded by the coding sequence ATGCCTGAAGTCACCATTAACTCGTTGAAAGCATTAGCAACTTTCAAGACGCTGTATGAAGTAGGTAGCGCTTCAGGGACGGCACGCCTTCTTGGCATGACGCAATCGGGAGTGAGTCGTTCGCTGGCGCAGCTGGAAGAGAACCTGGGGATTCAGCTCTTTCTACGTGAAAAAAACCGCTTGCTAGCAACGCCTGAAGCACGAGAGCTGTACGATGAAATTCTCAGGCTGATGGGCAATATTGAAGAGCTGCGTCATAGCGTGCTGGCGCTAAAGGAGTTTGGTACATCACGCTTGAGAATTGCCGCTATTCCCGGGCTATGTTTTGGCTTTGTGCCTCAGGTAGTGGCTGCGTTACTGGCTGAAAACAGCCGGATCAGTATTAGTCTGGATATGATGTCGAGCCACGATGTACAAACGGCGGTGGAATCAAGCCATGCGGATATCGGCTTTATCACATTGCCAGCGACGTCTCCTCAGCTCTTAACAGAAACACTGTTGGTGACAGAAGCCGTGGCGCTGGTGCCTGACAAGCTTGAACTAGCTACGCGTGAGGTGGTTGAAGTCAGTGATTTACGTGGTCAACATTTAGTGATCAGCAACCAGCCAAGTGTGAGTACGAACCCGCTACTGGAACTTGTCGCTGAGCACGGGGTTAAAATTTCAGGTAAAACGGAAGCTAATATCGGTACCATTAGTGCGTTGGTGGCTAACGAGGTGGGTGTCACGGTGATGAACCCGATTACCGCGAAAGATCAACTGTCGCGCCACGACCATGTCAAGGTGCTGCCTTTTATGCCTGCGTTATCGTTTGGTTTTGGCATTGTTTATCGCCCAGAATGGCATGAGTCTAAAGTGCTGGCGTCGCTTAAACACAAAGCGAAAAAGACGCTAATGAATTACTAA
- a CDS encoding aminotransferase family protein, translating to MTDSPLFYQAGPALPEVSHADGVMLWDTQGKDYLDGCSGAISCNLGHGRQDIRDAMLAQMDKVAFTYRTQFESAPAVALGHRLVELFEGELGKVFFISSGSEAVESALKLARQYFFALGQPQRQRFVSLRPSYHGSTMGALGMTGYQPLEAPFTSMTHASIKVPGPDFYRHQECDDDTHVERILAETRAAMEAAGPESLIGFVLEPIGGASTGARLLGKRYLQGIRALCDEFGCLLIADEVLTGVGRTGTWFACQHYDVVPDILVTAKGLGAGYYPIGAMLARSAIVETVMASGGFQHGHTYAGNPLACATGLAVLEAIVREDLLNNTRQRGAQLEAGLRRLAERYDWIGHVRGAGLLWGIELVADGASRQPFPAEQNRFAQITALAKQEGLLIYPRRTLDGIAGDHFLVCPPLTIQAQEVDVLLERLARAMARFDQALTTPPSALHTHPISES from the coding sequence ATGACCGACTCTCCGCTGTTCTACCAGGCAGGCCCTGCCCTGCCGGAAGTCAGCCACGCTGATGGCGTTATGCTTTGGGATACCCAGGGCAAGGATTATCTGGATGGCTGCTCTGGGGCTATCTCCTGCAACCTTGGTCATGGTCGACAGGATATTCGTGACGCCATGCTCGCCCAGATGGATAAGGTGGCCTTCACCTACCGCACCCAGTTTGAAAGCGCCCCCGCCGTTGCGCTTGGTCATCGGCTGGTCGAGCTATTTGAGGGTGAACTCGGCAAGGTGTTTTTCATCTCCAGCGGCTCCGAGGCGGTGGAGTCGGCTCTCAAGCTGGCGAGGCAATACTTTTTCGCCCTTGGCCAGCCTCAGCGCCAGCGCTTTGTATCGCTGCGTCCGTCTTATCATGGCAGCACCATGGGGGCACTGGGCATGACCGGCTATCAGCCGCTGGAAGCGCCGTTCACCAGCATGACCCATGCGTCTATCAAAGTGCCGGGGCCGGATTTCTATCGCCATCAAGAGTGTGATGATGACACCCACGTTGAACGCATCCTGGCAGAGACCCGCGCCGCCATGGAAGCCGCTGGTCCTGAATCACTGATTGGTTTTGTACTGGAGCCCATCGGCGGTGCCAGCACCGGTGCACGGCTGTTAGGCAAACGCTACCTACAAGGCATTCGCGCCCTGTGCGATGAGTTCGGTTGCCTGCTGATTGCCGATGAAGTGCTCACCGGCGTGGGCCGAACTGGCACTTGGTTTGCCTGCCAGCATTACGATGTGGTGCCGGACATTCTGGTCACCGCCAAGGGGCTGGGCGCGGGCTACTACCCGATTGGCGCGATGCTCGCCCGCAGCGCTATCGTCGAAACGGTCATGGCCAGCGGAGGGTTCCAACACGGTCACACCTATGCTGGCAACCCGTTAGCCTGTGCCACCGGCCTAGCCGTGCTTGAGGCCATTGTGCGCGAAGATTTACTGAACAACACCCGCCAGCGCGGCGCTCAGCTGGAAGCTGGGCTTCGCAGGCTTGCCGAGCGCTACGACTGGATCGGCCATGTGCGCGGCGCTGGCCTGTTATGGGGCATCGAGCTCGTCGCCGATGGCGCGTCGCGCCAGCCTTTCCCTGCTGAGCAAAACCGCTTTGCCCAGATCACCGCATTGGCCAAACAGGAAGGTCTTCTGATCTATCCCCGCCGCACTCTGGATGGTATCGCGGGTGATCACTTCCTGGTTTGCCCGCCGTTAACCATTCAGGCCCAAGAAGTCGACGTTCTGCTGGAACGTTTAGCACGCGCCATGGCGCGTTTTGATCAAGCGCTTACCACGCCGCCTTCTGCACTACATACACACCCCATCAGTGAGAGCTAA
- a CDS encoding CoA transferase subunit A → MTLLNHKVCDIDVAIADIPDGATIMVGGFGSPGTPFALLDALLASGQRNLTLIKNDANEPGIGIGKLIEAGRVKRLITSHLGLNRTAIDAMNAGEMEVIFHPQGLLAEKIRCAGVGHGGFLTDIGIGTEIAEGRQEINIEGCTWAIEPALQADVALIHAERADRYGNLIYRATASNFNPLMAMAAERVIAQTYRIDQPGDLPIDTIHTPCAFVGHVVQVDRSSSQQGVRPHDL, encoded by the coding sequence ATGACGCTGCTGAACCACAAAGTCTGTGATATTGACGTGGCCATCGCCGATATTCCTGATGGCGCGACCATCATGGTCGGCGGCTTTGGCTCGCCAGGCACGCCGTTTGCGTTGCTTGACGCCCTTCTCGCCAGCGGCCAACGCAACCTGACGCTGATCAAAAACGATGCCAATGAACCCGGTATCGGTATCGGCAAGCTAATTGAGGCAGGCCGTGTAAAGCGCTTGATCACCTCTCACTTAGGCCTCAACCGAACAGCCATTGACGCCATGAATGCTGGCGAGATGGAGGTCATTTTTCATCCTCAGGGGCTGTTGGCTGAAAAAATCCGCTGTGCAGGCGTTGGCCACGGCGGCTTTCTTACCGATATCGGCATCGGTACGGAAATCGCCGAAGGCCGTCAGGAAATCAATATCGAAGGTTGTACCTGGGCCATTGAACCTGCTTTACAGGCTGATGTTGCTCTCATTCACGCTGAGCGAGCCGACCGCTACGGCAACCTGATCTATCGCGCCACGGCCAGCAATTTCAATCCCTTAATGGCCATGGCTGCCGAGCGGGTGATTGCCCAAACCTACCGTATCGACCAACCCGGCGACCTGCCTATCGACACCATTCATACGCCCTGTGCTTTTGTCGGTCATGTGGTGCAGGTCGACCGCTCGTCCAGCCAGCAAGGAGTTCGCCCCCATGATCTCTGA
- a CDS encoding 3-oxoacid CoA-transferase subunit B, whose product MISDQQRMLTRAAREVIDGQIVNLGIGLPTRLFHYLPDDINVLMHSENGVLGCRPRQEGEAPDIDMIDSGGAYITTRPGASVFDSATSFAMIRRSRVDVTFMGAFEVDQEGNLANWKIPGKFSPGIGGAMELAQKVARLVVLCSHNDKHGNPKVLTRCQLPLTASRCISRIITEKAVMDVTPEGLEVVEIAEGLSVEALREATDATLLIDESRLGRF is encoded by the coding sequence ATGATCTCTGATCAGCAGCGCATGCTGACCCGCGCCGCCCGTGAAGTCATCGACGGCCAGATCGTTAATCTGGGCATCGGTCTGCCAACGCGGTTGTTCCACTATCTGCCCGACGACATCAATGTGCTGATGCATTCCGAAAATGGCGTGCTGGGCTGTCGCCCCCGCCAAGAAGGCGAAGCACCCGATATCGACATGATTGATTCCGGCGGCGCCTATATCACCACCCGCCCAGGGGCCAGCGTGTTCGATAGCGCCACCTCGTTCGCCATGATCCGCCGCAGCCGCGTGGACGTGACCTTCATGGGCGCTTTTGAGGTGGACCAGGAGGGCAACCTGGCCAACTGGAAAATTCCCGGCAAGTTCTCACCCGGCATTGGCGGTGCCATGGAGCTGGCCCAGAAAGTGGCCCGGCTGGTAGTGCTGTGTTCGCATAACGACAAGCACGGCAACCCCAAGGTGCTGACCCGCTGCCAACTCCCCCTGACCGCCAGCCGCTGTATTTCCCGCATTATCACCGAGAAAGCGGTGATGGATGTGACGCCAGAAGGGCTTGAAGTCGTGGAAATCGCCGAAGGGCTGAGCGTTGAAGCGCTGCGTGAGGCGACTGACGCCACCCTGCTGATCGATGAATCACGTTTAGGGAGATTCTGA
- a CDS encoding ArgE/DapE family deacylase: protein MLNATEQRIIACCNALMDDTIELTSDLVRGYSVIGQERSALDTMERHLERLGLPVTRVPLDAPGFEEHPHRAPTEWPSTGRYNVISDLNPGAPGPHLVFNGHLDVVPAEPVDMWTRPPWEPWQKDGWLYGRGAGDMKAGIAAMVMAVEAVRQAGVEINFPLTLQTVIEEECTGNGALACLHQGFSGDFVLIPEPFGAQIYAGQVGVLWFRMRLDGVPAHVLDPSAGRNAIESLQEYLPALKALEAEMNELPRPALYVDHPHPFNLSVGRVDAGNWASSVPAHAILEGRVGFPPGMSPEEAMQRVSDTLMTRHAELDDATPPPTISFHGFRSEGHVVDLDTPGIRLLSECHEALLGEPPAHYLSTCTTDLRAFHVSGEINGTCYGPIAQRIHGVDECVNIDSIRHVLTTYALFIHRWARMADNQETPS from the coding sequence ATGCTCAACGCCACCGAACAACGCATTATCGCCTGCTGCAATGCCTTGATGGACGACACGATAGAGCTCACCAGTGATCTGGTGCGGGGCTACAGCGTCATCGGCCAGGAACGGAGCGCGCTGGACACCATGGAGCGCCACCTTGAACGCCTGGGCCTGCCAGTGACCCGCGTGCCATTGGATGCCCCGGGCTTTGAGGAGCACCCCCATCGTGCTCCCACCGAATGGCCCAGTACTGGCCGCTACAATGTCATTTCAGACCTTAACCCCGGCGCGCCAGGACCACATTTAGTGTTCAACGGTCACCTCGATGTAGTACCTGCCGAGCCTGTCGATATGTGGACCCGCCCCCCCTGGGAGCCTTGGCAAAAAGATGGCTGGCTGTATGGCCGTGGCGCGGGCGACATGAAAGCCGGTATTGCTGCCATGGTAATGGCAGTTGAGGCCGTGCGTCAGGCGGGGGTAGAGATCAACTTTCCGCTCACCCTACAAACCGTGATTGAAGAAGAGTGCACCGGCAACGGTGCGCTGGCCTGCCTGCATCAAGGTTTTAGCGGTGATTTCGTACTGATACCGGAACCTTTCGGCGCTCAGATCTACGCTGGCCAAGTGGGTGTGCTGTGGTTCCGGATGCGCCTGGATGGCGTACCCGCCCATGTGCTTGACCCCAGCGCCGGGCGCAATGCGATTGAATCCCTGCAGGAATACCTGCCCGCGCTGAAGGCGCTGGAAGCGGAAATGAATGAGCTTCCCCGGCCTGCGCTGTACGTCGACCACCCTCACCCGTTCAACCTGAGCGTTGGCCGCGTGGATGCGGGCAACTGGGCCTCCAGCGTACCGGCCCACGCCATTCTGGAAGGCCGCGTTGGCTTCCCGCCCGGCATGTCACCAGAGGAGGCCATGCAACGGGTCAGCGACACCCTGATGACCCGCCACGCCGAGCTTGACGACGCCACACCGCCACCCACGATCAGCTTCCACGGCTTTCGTTCCGAAGGGCATGTGGTCGATCTCGATACCCCGGGCATCCGGCTTCTCTCGGAGTGCCACGAAGCACTGCTCGGCGAACCACCTGCCCACTATCTATCCACCTGCACCACTGACCTGAGGGCCTTCCACGTTTCCGGTGAGATCAACGGCACCTGCTATGGCCCGATTGCCCAGCGCATTCACGGCGTAGATGAGTGCGTCAACATCGACTCGATCCGCCACGTGCTGACCACCTATGCCCTGTTCATCCATCGCTGGGCGCGCATGGCAGACAACCAGGAGACTCCTTCATGA
- a CDS encoding acetyl-CoA C-acyltransferase encodes MRDVYLADYARSAFSRAHPRKPEVDAWADTRSDALLASVLDGLLARSGVDGAVVEDLSIGCALPVKEQWSFGGRYPLWLAQRLGAHGQGCATRQIDQQCGSGLAALRSTAREIQSGAVEVGMAGGVENMTRVPMGPALFKEGVLTSPQALQKADWLALDVVLNMGLTAERLAKAAGISREAMDTLALSSHQRAAKANAAGHFDAERLTLNNAAGEPISADSNIRADTSAERLAGLDPVFMQGGVVTAGNSSPLTSGAAATLLMSESALRQHGISPLARVVAIADCGVKPEEMGAGAAAAIRRALKQAQLTPQDIGVWEINEAFAAVPLHAMGELSIDPENVNIWGGAMALGHPLGATGIRLAGTLGRLLQSRQQRYGCAAACIGGGQGIAIILER; translated from the coding sequence ATGAGAGACGTGTATCTCGCCGACTATGCGCGCAGCGCCTTCAGCCGCGCACACCCCCGCAAACCCGAGGTCGATGCCTGGGCCGATACCCGCAGCGATGCCCTGTTGGCCAGCGTGCTCGATGGCTTATTAGCACGTAGCGGCGTTGACGGCGCGGTGGTGGAAGACCTGAGCATTGGCTGCGCCCTGCCAGTAAAAGAGCAGTGGAGCTTTGGTGGGCGTTACCCCCTGTGGCTTGCCCAGCGGCTGGGAGCACATGGCCAGGGCTGCGCAACCCGCCAAATTGATCAGCAATGTGGCTCTGGCCTTGCCGCTCTGCGCAGCACCGCACGGGAGATTCAGTCGGGCGCGGTTGAGGTTGGCATGGCCGGTGGCGTGGAAAACATGACCCGTGTGCCCATGGGCCCGGCACTGTTTAAGGAAGGCGTGCTGACCAGCCCTCAAGCACTGCAAAAAGCCGACTGGCTGGCGCTGGATGTGGTGCTCAATATGGGGCTGACCGCCGAACGGCTGGCCAAAGCAGCCGGCATTTCGCGCGAGGCGATGGATACCCTCGCCCTCAGTTCCCACCAGCGTGCCGCCAAGGCCAACGCAGCAGGTCACTTCGACGCTGAGCGTTTGACCCTGAACAACGCGGCGGGCGAACCGATCAGCGCGGACAGCAATATCCGCGCGGATACCAGCGCTGAGCGCTTGGCAGGGCTGGACCCGGTATTTATGCAAGGCGGCGTAGTGACCGCAGGCAACAGCTCGCCGCTAACCTCGGGTGCTGCTGCCACGCTACTGATGTCTGAATCTGCCCTACGCCAACACGGCATTAGTCCCTTGGCGCGTGTTGTGGCCATCGCCGACTGCGGCGTCAAGCCAGAGGAGATGGGGGCCGGAGCCGCCGCCGCTATTCGACGCGCACTGAAACAGGCCCAGCTGACACCACAGGATATCGGCGTATGGGAAATCAATGAAGCCTTCGCCGCAGTGCCGCTGCATGCCATGGGTGAGCTTTCGATTGATCCTGAAAACGTCAATATCTGGGGCGGCGCTATGGCGCTGGGGCACCCGTTAGGCGCAACCGGCATTCGCCTCGCAGGCACCCTTGGCCGACTTCTTCAATCCCGCCAGCAGCGCTACGGCTGCGCGGCGGCCTGTATTGGCGGCGGACAAGGCATCGCCATCATTTTAGAACGCTAA
- the nhaC gene encoding Na+/H+ antiporter NhaC, with amino-acid sequence MSTTTSTTTNDENKRPSFWGAIIGIGFLCFMMFAQIFILGEDWVTHISLIFAIVVCAIIALYSGFSWQDVQKGILYGCEIAMLPMLILMMVGVLVASWIASGTIPSLIYYGLQLINPSYFLVTAVIVCAVASLVTGSSWTTAATFGVAFIGIGSGLGISPAMTAGAVISGAIFGDKISPVSDSTNLAAGVAEANLFDHIRSMFYTTGPALIITIILFFFIGMRFDGEGADISRTAELLAGISDNFSVGLLAFLPPLVVVVLAYRRINALAVMVIGSLLGAGLAVATQGVGLGSMMNYMNYGYVSETGVEAVDSLLSRGGLQGMMWTISLGFIGLSLGGLLEKTRMLEVLLEKMGKLVSNSRGLIVTHVVSSLATNLFSASQYIAIIIPGRMFVPAYRKLKILPSVCSRTCEDSATVTSPLVPWGLGGAYYMGVLGVSAWDYMGWTFLAIITPVIAILYGLFNICIWREGERNDVNTYNQSPTDSQPQAELAK; translated from the coding sequence ATGTCGACGACAACGTCAACAACAACGAACGACGAAAACAAACGACCCTCGTTTTGGGGCGCCATCATTGGCATCGGTTTCTTATGCTTCATGATGTTTGCGCAGATATTTATCCTCGGCGAAGATTGGGTCACCCATATCTCGCTGATCTTTGCCATTGTGGTCTGCGCCATCATCGCGCTGTATTCCGGCTTCAGCTGGCAGGATGTTCAGAAAGGCATCTTGTATGGCTGCGAAATCGCCATGCTACCCATGCTGATCTTGATGATGGTCGGTGTGCTAGTTGCCAGCTGGATTGCCTCCGGCACGATACCCTCTCTGATTTATTATGGTCTTCAACTGATCAACCCCTCCTATTTTCTGGTCACGGCCGTCATCGTGTGTGCTGTTGCATCACTGGTCACCGGCAGCTCATGGACCACTGCCGCCACCTTCGGCGTTGCCTTTATCGGCATCGGCAGCGGGCTAGGCATTTCACCAGCAATGACCGCAGGCGCAGTTATTTCCGGTGCTATCTTTGGTGACAAGATTTCACCGGTATCAGACTCCACCAACCTCGCTGCAGGGGTTGCCGAGGCCAACCTGTTCGACCACATCCGTTCGATGTTCTACACCACCGGCCCTGCACTAATCATTACCATTATTCTGTTCTTTTTTATTGGTATGCGCTTTGACGGCGAAGGGGCTGATATTTCCCGCACCGCTGAACTGCTAGCAGGCATCAGCGATAATTTCTCAGTGGGGCTGCTCGCCTTCTTGCCGCCACTGGTGGTGGTTGTTTTGGCCTACCGGCGCATCAATGCCCTTGCGGTGATGGTGATTGGTAGCCTGTTAGGGGCGGGACTCGCCGTTGCCACTCAAGGCGTCGGGCTGGGCAGCATGATGAATTACATGAACTACGGCTATGTCTCGGAAACCGGTGTTGAAGCCGTCGATAGCTTACTCAGCCGTGGCGGCCTGCAAGGCATGATGTGGACAATCTCGCTGGGCTTTATCGGGCTTAGCCTGGGTGGCCTACTAGAGAAAACCCGCATGCTCGAAGTGTTATTGGAAAAGATGGGCAAACTGGTCAGTAATTCACGCGGGCTAATCGTTACTCACGTTGTCTCATCATTAGCCACCAACCTGTTCTCGGCCAGCCAGTATATTGCCATCATTATTCCAGGGCGCATGTTCGTGCCCGCCTACCGCAAACTCAAAATCCTGCCATCAGTATGCTCACGCACCTGCGAGGACTCGGCCACGGTCACGTCGCCACTGGTTCCTTGGGGGCTGGGCGGTGCTTACTACATGGGCGTGCTCGGTGTGTCCGCGTGGGATTACATGGGTTGGACCTTCCTCGCCATTATCACCCCCGTGATTGCCATTCTGTATGGCCTGTTCAATATCTGCATTTGGCGTGAAGGCGAGCGTAACGACGTCAACACCTATAACCAGTCGCCCACTGACAGTCAGCCGCAAGCCGAGCTAGCGAAGTAG
- a CDS encoding universal stress protein, with protein sequence MYKNILITTAADNNSNVLQKIDVARKLADADSTIQIISVMERIPPYIAPSLPSDYRETTAQRIKDGIRKKIGDESYEIHVVEGNAAHQVVKFAKRNGVDCIIISSNRPGFPDHFMGSTALNVVRQAACTVTVVR encoded by the coding sequence ATGTATAAGAATATTCTAATCACCACGGCGGCAGACAATAACTCCAATGTGCTGCAAAAAATCGACGTGGCACGCAAGCTGGCAGACGCGGACAGCACCATACAGATCATTTCGGTGATGGAGCGTATTCCCCCTTATATCGCTCCATCACTGCCTAGTGATTACCGCGAAACCACTGCGCAGCGCATTAAGGACGGTATTCGTAAGAAAATTGGCGACGAAAGCTACGAGATTCATGTTGTGGAAGGCAACGCCGCCCATCAGGTGGTCAAGTTTGCCAAACGCAACGGCGTCGACTGCATCATTATTTCCTCTAACCGCCCCGGCTTCCCTGACCACTTTATGGGCTCCACCGCCTTAAATGTTGTGCGCCAGGCAGCGTGTACTGTCACGGTAGTTCGGTAA
- a CDS encoding PAAR domain-containing protein, producing the protein MEQAKLGDQVACPCKGGPHRIVSAASTTFVDGVPAARVGDRSSCGASIVTGLDWYTIEGAAAAIHGSQTSCGGTVIAASSAVTGQPSGGASASSLPGIQPPRYNRRVVLRDEYGSPLANQLYRLVLKSGETNEGKTNAEGEADLMDSELAAKVVDVLIRSS; encoded by the coding sequence ATGGAACAAGCGAAGCTTGGCGACCAAGTTGCCTGCCCCTGCAAGGGAGGCCCTCACCGCATTGTCAGTGCGGCCTCGACCACCTTTGTTGACGGCGTTCCCGCCGCCCGCGTTGGCGACCGCAGCTCTTGTGGTGCCAGTATCGTTACCGGCTTGGACTGGTACACCATTGAAGGTGCTGCGGCCGCCATTCACGGCAGTCAAACTTCATGTGGCGGAACGGTAATCGCAGCCTCCAGTGCTGTCACTGGCCAACCTTCAGGCGGGGCAAGCGCCTCGTCACTCCCCGGCATTCAACCACCTCGCTACAACCGACGCGTTGTTTTGCGTGATGAATACGGCTCCCCGCTTGCTAATCAACTCTATCGGTTAGTTCTGAAAAGTGGAGAAACAAACGAGGGGAAAACCAACGCCGAAGGGGAAGCAGACCTGATGGATTCAGAGCTTGCTGCCAAGGTCGTCGACGTTTTGATCAGGAGCAGTTGA
- a CDS encoding polymorphic toxin type 44 domain-containing protein, which yields MAQWQHIAQTTTTPATLDDPFIVTVPCPHRDQALEVAAWIVEEIQTNVESDDAQRIKQQNAYSGLEAIERWQREGESLNIVQRLAREVTRPNFMQIEMQLKAAALGRWALLVRPGGVWDHKQYFDPRVNPERGRQFATLGITTEPYHHKYQGYEYYYDIWSNIHYGYVGRYIGFSEDSLLDGAGLAQYLDDFRKFGRSPTDRSDINGEGFRRFDDVTDYLSVHLGISLYERFTPQQLTGSLLMNEITQVEYPEEKGSKIPHTCQGVRRRLEEVKLKNSQGAAQ from the coding sequence ATGGCCCAGTGGCAGCATATAGCACAAACCACCACCACCCCCGCCACGCTGGATGACCCTTTTATCGTCACGGTTCCCTGCCCACATAGAGATCAGGCGCTGGAAGTTGCTGCCTGGATCGTTGAGGAAATTCAGACCAACGTTGAATCCGACGACGCCCAGCGTATAAAGCAGCAGAACGCCTATAGCGGGCTTGAAGCCATAGAGCGCTGGCAGCGAGAAGGCGAGTCACTCAATATCGTTCAGCGCCTTGCTCGTGAAGTCACAAGGCCTAATTTTATGCAGATCGAAATGCAACTAAAAGCAGCGGCACTTGGCCGCTGGGCTTTACTGGTGAGGCCAGGCGGCGTATGGGATCACAAACAATACTTTGACCCAAGGGTGAATCCTGAGAGGGGAAGGCAGTTTGCAACCTTAGGTATCACGACTGAACCGTATCACCATAAATACCAAGGCTACGAATATTATTACGATATCTGGTCCAACATTCACTACGGTTATGTTGGCCGCTACATCGGCTTTTCTGAAGACAGCCTATTAGACGGCGCCGGTCTGGCGCAGTATCTCGATGATTTTAGAAAATTTGGTAGATCGCCAACTGACCGCAGTGATATTAACGGTGAGGGGTTTCGTCGCTTTGATGATGTAACCGACTACCTTTCAGTCCACTTAGGCATATCGTTGTATGAGCGTTTTACCCCTCAGCAGTTAACGGGCTCTCTACTAATGAATGAAATCACTCAAGTAGAGTATCCAGAGGAAAAGGGCTCCAAAATACCCCATACTTGCCAAGGGGTCAGACGGCGGCTGGAAGAAGTTAAATTGAAAAACAGCCAGGGAGCAGCACAATAA
- a CDS encoding VanZ family protein — translation MYKLISASAVCFFVFILWILYLANTGGNSLFFDFIRSIPYGDKLGHMGLFGFLTLAAVVGSKFRAFQCGKLNIYYGAVLVALFTIGEEFSQLFIPSRTFDLLDLAANFVGIALAVSIAYLTNKYVIKRL, via the coding sequence GTGTATAAATTAATATCAGCAAGCGCTGTGTGCTTTTTTGTTTTTATATTATGGATCCTCTATTTAGCTAACACTGGCGGAAATAGCCTATTTTTCGATTTTATTCGGAGCATCCCGTATGGCGATAAGCTGGGGCATATGGGATTGTTTGGCTTTCTTACACTAGCAGCCGTGGTTGGTTCGAAGTTTCGAGCGTTTCAGTGTGGAAAGTTGAACATTTATTATGGTGCGGTACTTGTCGCATTGTTCACCATTGGTGAAGAGTTCAGCCAACTATTTATTCCGTCTCGCACATTTGACCTTCTTGACTTGGCCGCAAATTTTGTCGGTATAGCACTGGCGGTGAGTATTGCCTATCTGACAAATAAATATGTAATTAAGAGGCTGTGA
- a CDS encoding GIY-YIG nuclease family protein encodes MNSQTANSTTTNSQWYLYLLECKRGTYVGITNNLAKRYQAHCDGKGARYTRANPPLALLGAQPFTDRAAASRAEYALKRQTPSRKREWATQWPYTL; translated from the coding sequence GTGAATAGCCAAACCGCTAATTCCACAACGACTAATTCCCAATGGTACCTCTACTTACTTGAGTGCAAGCGTGGCACCTATGTGGGGATTACCAATAACCTAGCGAAACGTTACCAAGCGCACTGCGATGGTAAAGGCGCCCGCTATACCCGCGCCAACCCTCCGCTGGCACTGCTCGGCGCGCAGCCGTTTACAGATCGCGCAGCGGCCAGCCGCGCTGAATATGCGCTCAAGCGTCAAACGCCAAGTCGAAAACGTGAATGGGCCACTCAGTGGCCTTACACGTTATAA
- a CDS encoding YchJ family protein produces the protein MTLSTPVSTSGNCPCGSGAAFTACCQPYHQGATVPTPEALMRSRYTAFALNSRDYLLATWHASTRPGQLASDPDTQWKALTIVAAPPAKDGQGTVHFLAYFREQNRWHVLEESSRFVFEDGRWWYVDGVPTIERLKPRRNERCLCGSGRKIKSCCGE, from the coding sequence ATGACGCTTTCAACGCCAGTCTCAACGTCAGGCAACTGCCCGTGTGGCAGTGGTGCTGCATTCACGGCGTGTTGCCAGCCTTATCATCAAGGTGCAACGGTACCTACGCCGGAAGCGCTAATGCGTTCGCGTTATACAGCATTTGCGTTGAATAGCCGTGATTACCTACTTGCCACTTGGCATGCATCAACGCGGCCAGGGCAGCTAGCGTCCGACCCAGACACTCAGTGGAAAGCGCTCACGATTGTTGCGGCACCGCCAGCAAAAGATGGGCAGGGCACGGTACATTTTTTAGCCTATTTTCGTGAACAAAACCGCTGGCATGTGCTGGAAGAAAGCTCACGCTTTGTGTTTGAAGATGGGCGCTGGTGGTATGTGGATGGCGTGCCGACCATCGAGCGCCTTAAACCACGGCGAAACGAACGCTGCCTATGTGGCAGCGGTCGAAAAATAAAGAGTTGTTGCGGTGAATAG